TCCACGCCGGGCAGCGCGGACCGTTCGGCGGCGCCCTTGAGGAAGGCGTCGCGCATCCGGGTGTCGAGCAGCACGCCGGCCGGCGCCTGCCCGGCCGCGCCGGTCACCGCGGCCACCAGCCGGTCTCCGTCGGGGCCTGCCGGGACCAGCACCAGGCCGGGCTTGGTGCAGAACTGCCCGGTGCCCAGGGTGAACGACCCGGCCAGCCCGGTGCCGATCTGCTCGGCCCGTTCGGCCGCGGCGGCGGCGGTGACGACGACCGGGTTGACGCTGCCGAGCTCGCCGTGGAAGGGGATCGGGTGGGGGCGGGCGGCCGCCGCGTCGTACAGCGCGCGGCCGCCGCGGACCGAGCCGGTGAAGCCGGCCGCGGCCACCAGCGGGTGGCGGACCAGGTCGAGCCCGGCGTCGAAGCCGTGCACGAGGCCGACCGTGCCGGCCGGCAGTCCGGCGGTCTCGGCGGCCCGCCGCAGCAGCCCGGCGCACAGCTCGGAGGTGGCCGGATGGTCCGGGTGGGCCTTGACGACCACCGGGCAGCCGGCGGCCAGCGCGCTGGCGGTGTCGCCGCCGGGCACCGAGAAGGCCAGCGGGAAGTTGCTCGCCGCGTAGACGGCGACCACGCCCAGCGGGACCTTGTAGCGGCGCAGGTCGGGGCGCGGGATCGGCGTGGCCGCCGGGTCGGCGTGGTCGATGACGACGTCGAGGAAGCCGCCGTCCTCCACCTCGTCGGCGAAGGTGCGCAACTGGAAGGCGGTGCGGGCGAGTTCGCCGGTGAGGCGGGGGGAGCCGAGGGCGGTCTCGGCGTCCGCCGCGGCGACCACCTCGTCGGCGTGCTCCTCCAGCAGCCGGGCGGACTCCCGCAGCAGCCGGGCCCGGGAGCCGCGGTCGGCCAGCGCGGGCAGCGCCCCCGCGGCGGCGCGCACGGCGGCGTCCACCTCGGCGGTTCCGGCCTCGACGGCGGCCTGTCCGCGCTGCTTCCCGGTTCGGGGGTCGACGCTCCAGACTGGTACTGCCACCGGATGAACCTCCACGTTCTCGGTACCGCGCGCGGCCTCGGACGACGGCGTTCGCGCTGCGTTCGTGTTCTCTATACTGAACAGCGTCTTCACATGTGAATCACGTCGGGAGCCTACTTCCGCGCCTCCCGGCCGAACAAGAGGGGTCTGACGCGATGGCTGCCGAGGGAGCCGGTCCACAGGGTTCACAGGGCCCGGGTTCGCAGGGTTCGCAGGGTTCGCAGGTCAAGTCCGCGGTCCGCACGGTGGAGCTGCTGGAGTTCTTCGCGAGCCGCCCCGGCATGCACAGCCTCGCCGCCGTCCAGGAGGCGGTCGGCTACCCCAAGTCCAGCCTGTACATGCTGCTGCGCACCCTGGTGGAGCTGGGCTGGGTGGAGACGGACGCCACGGGCACCCGCTACGGCATCGGCGTGCGCGCCCTGCTGGTGGGCACCTCCTACATCGACGGCGACGAGGTGGTGGCCGCCGCCCGGCCGGCGCTGGACCGGCTCGCGGACGAGACCAGCGAAACGATCCACCTGGCACGGCTGGACGGCGCCAGCGTGGTCTACCTCGCCACCCGCCAGTCGCAGCACTACCTGCGGCCCTTCACCCGGGTCGGCCGGCGGCTGCCGGCGCACTCCACGTCGCTGGGCAAGGCGCTGCTGGCCACGTACACCGACGAGCAGGTGCGCACGATGCTGCCGGAGACGCTGGAGCCGCTGACCGAGCACACGCACACCGACCGCGAGAAGCTGATCGAGGAGCTGGGCCGCATCCGCGAGCAGGGCTACGCGGTGGACCGGGAGGAGAACACCCTCGGCCTGCGCTGCTTCGGCGTGGCGATCCCGTACCGCACGCCGGCCCGGGACGCGGTCAGTTGCTCGGTTCCGGTGGCCCGGCTCACCCAGGGCCACGAGGAGACGATCAAGGACACCCTCTTCGACGCGCGCGACCGGCTGCTGCTGGCCACCCGGCGGCTGTGACCCCCGCCCGCCGACCCCCGCCCACCGGCAAGCCACGTCCCCGTAAAGGGTGTCGCGGTTAGGGTCAGCGGCATGCCGAACAGCCAGCGTGACAGCCACAAGGACCTGATCGAGCGCCGCCGCTCCTCCTTCGGCGCCGCCGCCCGCGCCTACGCCGAGCACCGCCCCGGCTACCCGCGCGAGGCGGTGCGGTGGGCCCTGGAGCGGGCCGCCGCCACCCGGCCCGGCGGCGAAGGGCGCACGGCAAAGGGCGCGTTGGACGTCCTCGACCTCGGAGCGGGCACCGGCAAGCTCACCGCCGTGGTCGCGGCGCTCGGCCACCGCGTCACGGCCGTGGAGCCGGACGCCGAGATGATCGCCGAACTGCGCCGCCTGTACCCGGATGTGACGACACGTCAGGGTGACGCGGAGCGGATACCGCTGCCGGACGCCTCGGTGGACGCGGTGGTCGTCGGCCAGGCGTTCCACTGGTTCGACCAGGACCGCGCGCTGCCCGAGATCACCCGGGTACTGCGGCCGGGCGGCGTGGTCGCCGGGCTGTGGAACGCCGACGACGACCGGGTGGAGTGGGTGCGCGGCCTGGTCGCCGTGTCGCCGGCGGAGGTCTCGACCGTGTCCTGGGGGGACGGCCCCGGCGTCGGCGCGCATCCGCTGCTGGGCCGGCTGGAGGTGGAGCTGTTCACCCACCGGGTGCGGCACACCGTCGACTCGCTGCTGGCCGTCATCGGCACCCACTCGCACCAGCTGACCCTCGAACCGGCCGCGCTGGCCGAGGAGTCGGCGCGTATCCGGGCCTACCTCGAAGGCTGTCCGGAAACCGCCTCGGGCCCCTTCGACCTGCCGCTCACCACCCGGGTGGAAGTCCGGATCAGGACAGGGAATTTTACCGGTTCCTGAACTCTGCCCACAGAGTGACCGCGCTGCTACGCTCGCGCAGCGCCGTGGCGGGGAGGTCCGGGCAGGCAGGAAGAGGGTGGGGCGTGGGCACGTCCGTCGAGGCCGGCGCCGGGGACTCCGCGGCCTTCCACGCGTTCTTCGAGCGCCACTACGCCGAACTCGCCCGCCTCGCCCACCTGCTGACCGGCGAGCAGGACGCGGCCGACGACCTTGCGGCGGACGCGCTGGTGGCGGTCTGGCGGCACTGGGACCGGGTGCGGGCGGCCGACAACCCGGTCGCGTACGCCCGCGGGGTGGTGGCGAACCTGGCCCGGTCCCGCATCCGCAGCGCGGTCCGCGAACGGCGCCGGGTGGCACTGTTCTTCTCCCAGCGCACCGAGCGCGTCGAGGAACCGGACGTGCCGGCGGTGCTGGACCTGCGCGAGGCGCTCCAGCGGCTGCCCTTCCGCAAGCGGGCGTGCGTGGTGCTGCGCCACGCCTTCGACCTGTCGGAGAAGGACACGGCCGCGGCGCTCGGCGTCTCCGTCGGCACCGTGAAGAGCCAGACCTCGCGCGGGGTGGCCGAGTTGGAGCGGCTGCTGGCGCCGGACGGCCCCGCCGCGGCCGGTCGCGGGAACGCCGCCGGGCCCGGGTCCGCGCCCGGCCGGCCGGGCGGGGCGGCGGGCGCGCTGACGGCGGCGGGCGCGGTACGGCCGCCGGACGGCGGGACGGGCCCGGGCGACGGGGGCGCGCCGCCGCCGGCGGGCGGAGCGCTGTCCCCGGGGAGCGTCGGCCGGGCGGACGCGGGGGCCGACACCTCGGCTACCGCGGGTCCGGTGGGCGGACCCCCGGCCGGGCTGGAGGACGGGCTGGTCAGCGGGCTCGCGGCGGGCGGTGCGGCGCGGTCCGAGGACGCCGCGGGGGCCGAGGGGGGACGCCGGACCGCCGGCGGGAGCGGTTCCGCGCCGGGGGCGGTCACGGGGGCGGCGAAGCGGACGAGGATACTTGAGGGCGGGAGTCCCGGGGCACGACCGCGCACGCACACGGGACGGGGAGTGTGATGGCCGAACTGCCGGAGCGGCTGCGCGCCGCGGCAGACGCGCACCGGCCCGACCGCGAACGGATGCTGGCCCGGGTGGAGCGGGCGATCGCCGCGCCGGAGGCCGAGCCCGCGGCGCCCTGGATGCGGGTGGGCGTGGTGGCCGCCGCGGTGGCGGGCGCGATAGGGCTCGGCGGCCTCGCGGTGGGCGCGGTCTCCAGCGGCTCGGACCGGCCGACCGCCACCACCCAGGCCCCGCGCCGCTGCGGCCGCCGGCCGGCCGCTCCCCGGAGCCGAGCATCTCCGCGCCACCGTCCCGTACCCGTGCGACGGGCGGCGCGGAGGGCCGGACCGCCGAGCCCGGCGGCAGTTCGGCCGCCGAGCCGGGCGGGCGGCACAGCCGGACGGCTGCGGGCTCCCCGCCTCCCCCGCCTCCCCGGCCGGGGCGACCCCGGGTGCGGACGGCGCGTCCCCGTCGGTGGCGGCGGCCGGACCGGTCCGGGCCTCAGGCGGCATGGACCCGAACAGCAACCCTTATTGGGCCGGGAGCGACGTCCGCCTCACCACGGCGGAGCAGTTGGCCTCGTTCACCGTGGAGATCCGGATATCGGCCGGCTCGGGTCCGGTGACCTCGACCAACTCCTTCACCGACATACCGGGGGGCCTCCCGGCGGTGGTCTCGGCGCAGCCGGACGGCAGCCTGCTGTACCGCTGGACGCTCACCGGGCGGGTCCTCCCCCCGGGCACGTACACCTTCGGCGCGCAGTTCAACCACCCGCGGGGCACCCGCGACACCACCGCCGACCGCTGGACGGTGGACGCCTCCGGTGCCGTCGGCACGGCGGCCCTGCCGCCGCTGACCGGCCACTTCTGAGCCGCGGCCGCGTGCACCCGGGTCCGCCACGCACCCGCTTGAGTGCGGGCGCGCGCCTCCGCGCGCGGGCGGCGGGACGGCGGTGCCCGGCACAGGGCGGGACGGGAACGGACGGAACGGCACGACACCGGGCGGAACGGCACGGGACAGGACGGGAACGGCCTCCTGACATCCGGTGGAAATACTCGGATCGCCACGGCAACCTCCTGTGCCTCGGCGGCGACTTGGGGGTGCACGGACTTCCCCGTCGGCACCCGGCGGGCCGAGCTCCCGGGGCGCGGCGGTACCCCCATGATCGCCGCGCCCCGGGCACCACGCCGCGACGCGGCCGCCGTGCGTCACCGTGCTTCCGCCCAACGCCCCTGTCAGCCGGCCGCGTTCAGGTGAACGTCAGGCGGGACGCCCCGCACGGAGGCCGCCGGGGCTATTCCGGCGCCGCCACCTCCGCCAGTCCGGCGCGCACCGCCGCGAGGTCCGGGTCGGAGGCCAACCCGGCGTGGTAGAGGCGCAGTTCGGTCGCGCCGAGGGAACGGGCATGCGCGGCGTCGGCGGCGAGGGTGCCCGGGCTGCCGCCCATGCCCGAGACGACGGTGAGGTTCGCCGCGAGCACGGTGCCGGGACGGCGGTGCGCGGCGACCGGTCCGAGGACGGCGGTACGGGCCCGCGGGCCGCCGGTGCAGGGCAGGACGAGCCCGTCGACGTGGCCGAGGACGCGCGCCGGGTCGACGCCCGCGTTGGCGCCGCAGCGGTGCGGCGCCGGATCGGCGTGCATCAGCACCCGGAAGCCGGGCGGCGCGGCGGCCCGGACCGCGGCGGCCGCCGCGGCCTGCAGCGACCCGGCCGTAGCGGCGCGGAACTCCAGTACGGCGGCGGCCCGTTCGGCGCCGAGCAGCCGTTCGACGGCGGCGTGACCGTACGCGTCACTGCCCTCGGACCAGGCCCCGGCCAGCGCCTCCCGGACGGCGGCGGCCAACTGCTCGGGGTCGACGCCGGCCCGGTCGTAGCCGGTGCGGCAGTGCGGGCAGAAGCACAGCGACATCAGGTACTGGGCGGCGTCGCCGAGCGGCACCCCGCCGATCTTGTCGTGGGCGTGCAGGTGGGCGAGCCCGTACCAGCCCAGCGACTCCAGCTCGGTGCCGGCCGCCCCGGGCCGGACGGCGGCCTCGGCGGCCAGGTCGACGAGGTAGCGCCGCACCTCCGGGTGGGCGACGCACGGCGCCCACGGGTAGCGGTCGCCGTAGGCGTTGACCACGCTGGTGTCCGGATGCTCCTCGCCCAGGCGGGAGTTGTGCGCGAGGACCACCCAGGAGTGGACCTCCAGGCCGGCCCGCGCGAGCGCGTCCGCGGCCGCGCCGAAGGCGTCCTCCTCGCCGCCGGTCCAGTCGCCGGCCGGGTACGGGCGCAGCCGGCGTCCCGCCCAGCGCGCCTCGCCTGCCGGGTAGAGGACGGCGGAGTGCCGCGCGGTGACCACGCGGCGGCTCGGGTGGCGGGGGGTGAGCGCCCGGGTGGAGTGGTACGCGGCGGCGAGCGTGGCCTGCTGGACGCCGAGGCCGGCGGTCCGCTCGGCCGCCGCGGGGTCGCCGACGACGTCCCAGGGGTAGAGGAAGGCGGAGGCGCGCATGGGCCGGCCCGCCCGTCCGTCAGTGCCCGTCGAGCAGGGCCAGGCCCCGCTCGACGAGTCCGGCCAGCTCCTCGACGTGCTCGGGCGCCGGCTCCGACAGCGGCGGCCGGACCCCGCCCACGTCCAGCCCGCGCAGCCGCACCCCGGCCTTGACCAGCGAGACGGCGTACCCGCGGCCCTTGTTGCGCAGGTCCACCAGGGGCCGGTAGAAGCCGTCGAGCAGCCGCGTGACGGTGGCGTCGTCGCCGTCGGCCAGCGCCCGGTGGAAGGCGAGGGCGATCTCGGGGGCGAAGGCGAACACCGCGGAGGAGTAGAGGGTGACGCCGATGCCGCGGTAGGCGAGGCCGGTGAGCTCGGCGGTGGGCAGGCCGTTGAAGTAGCGGAAGGGGCGACCGGGCAGTTCGGTGCGGACGGCGCTGATGATCCGCTGCATCAGGTCGAGGTCGCCGACGCCGTCCTTGAGGCCGACGATGTTGGGGACCCGGGCGAGCGCCACCACGGTCTCCGGGGTGAAGACGGCGTTGTCGCGCTGGTAGACCACGACGTCCAGCGGGGTGGCCGCGGCGAGCGCGGTGTAGTGGCGCAGCAGGCCCGCCTGGTCGGCGACGACGAGGTAGGGCGGCATGGCCAGCAGCCCGTCGGCGCCGGCCTCCTCGGCGAGCGCCGCGTACTGGACGGCGAGCGCGGTCCCGTAGCCGGCGCCGGCCACCACGGGCACCCGTCCGGCGGCCTCCGCCACGGCCGCGGCGACGCAGGCGCGGAACTCCTCGGGGGCCAGCGCGTGGAACTCGCCCGTGCCGCAGGCGACGAACACCGCCGCCGCGCCGGCCTCCACCCCGCGCCGTACGTGGGTGCGGAAGGTGTCGAGGTCCAGGGCGCCGTCCGGGCCGAAGGCGGTCACCGGGAAGAACAGCAGGCCGTCGAGGCGGTCGGCGAGTGGGGCTGGGGCGGGCAGGGTCATCGGGGTCCCCCTCGAAGCCGGTGCACAGTCTCGAAGCCGGTGCACAGTGTGCGCTCACTTGATTCACGTCCATATTCATGAACGCGGCCACGCTAGGCGCTCCTCCTGGCGCGGGTCAAGCGCGCAACGGCGCACCACGGCGCGCTTCAAGCGGAGATAGCTGTCCGCATACATGAACAGCGATCACGGATATACTCGCCTGGTCGCCGGTGACCGAGGAGGACCAGCCCATGCCCACGACCCCAGC
This portion of the Actinacidiphila yeochonensis CN732 genome encodes:
- a CDS encoding aldehyde dehydrogenase (NADP(+)), whose product is MAVPVWSVDPRTGKQRGQAAVEAGTAEVDAAVRAAAGALPALADRGSRARLLRESARLLEEHADEVVAAADAETALGSPRLTGELARTAFQLRTFADEVEDGGFLDVVIDHADPAATPIPRPDLRRYKVPLGVVAVYAASNFPLAFSVPGGDTASALAAGCPVVVKAHPDHPATSELCAGLLRRAAETAGLPAGTVGLVHGFDAGLDLVRHPLVAAAGFTGSVRGGRALYDAAAARPHPIPFHGELGSVNPVVVTAAAAAERAEQIGTGLAGSFTLGTGQFCTKPGLVLVPAGPDGDRLVAAVTGAAGQAPAGVLLDTRMRDAFLKGAAERSALPGVDTPLAPDAGDGLTVRPGYVTASAAELAAPGALDPLLEECFGPLTVIVRYDGAAELAAVLDRVPGSLTATAHLGEREAAAPGGSAAGLLARLAGLAGRVLVNGWPTGVAVTGAQHHGGPYPATTSTSTSVGATAVERWLRPVAYQDTPPALLPAELRDDNPLGLPRRVDGVRG
- a CDS encoding IclR family transcriptional regulator, whose protein sequence is MAAEGAGPQGSQGPGSQGSQGSQVKSAVRTVELLEFFASRPGMHSLAAVQEAVGYPKSSLYMLLRTLVELGWVETDATGTRYGIGVRALLVGTSYIDGDEVVAAARPALDRLADETSETIHLARLDGASVVYLATRQSQHYLRPFTRVGRRLPAHSTSLGKALLATYTDEQVRTMLPETLEPLTEHTHTDREKLIEELGRIREQGYAVDREENTLGLRCFGVAIPYRTPARDAVSCSVPVARLTQGHEETIKDTLFDARDRLLLATRRL
- a CDS encoding class I SAM-dependent methyltransferase, whose product is MPNSQRDSHKDLIERRRSSFGAAARAYAEHRPGYPREAVRWALERAAATRPGGEGRTAKGALDVLDLGAGTGKLTAVVAALGHRVTAVEPDAEMIAELRRLYPDVTTRQGDAERIPLPDASVDAVVVGQAFHWFDQDRALPEITRVLRPGGVVAGLWNADDDRVEWVRGLVAVSPAEVSTVSWGDGPGVGAHPLLGRLEVELFTHRVRHTVDSLLAVIGTHSHQLTLEPAALAEESARIRAYLEGCPETASGPFDLPLTTRVEVRIRTGNFTGS
- a CDS encoding 5-dehydro-4-deoxyglucarate dehydratase, encoding MTLPAPAPLADRLDGLLFFPVTAFGPDGALDLDTFRTHVRRGVEAGAAAVFVACGTGEFHALAPEEFRACVAAAVAEAAGRVPVVAGAGYGTALAVQYAALAEEAGADGLLAMPPYLVVADQAGLLRHYTALAAATPLDVVVYQRDNAVFTPETVVALARVPNIVGLKDGVGDLDLMQRIISAVRTELPGRPFRYFNGLPTAELTGLAYRGIGVTLYSSAVFAFAPEIALAFHRALADGDDATVTRLLDGFYRPLVDLRNKGRGYAVSLVKAGVRLRGLDVGGVRPPLSEPAPEHVEELAGLVERGLALLDGH